DNA from Hippoglossus hippoglossus isolate fHipHip1 chromosome 1, fHipHip1.pri, whole genome shotgun sequence:
CAACCTCAGTTCACCAGCAGGACGTCTTCATATGTCGTTGTTCTGTGGGGAAATCAAAGAAAGATGATGAATTTTCAAAAGTTATATATTCTTATTTAGAGTCACACAATTGTGGCAAattagaaaatgagaaaaattatgaaacaggatgaaaatgagaaaaaattCTGATGTTCCCTCCACCTCAAACTATTATTAAAATTATGGGGTAATGTAAAACCCAgtgaatatgtatatatacatttttacattttaaaaaatttaaaatttcaaaCTTAAAACTACATGTCTAGAAACAAGGCAGGTGTTGTCATCTGACACAACCAGGTAGCTCACATAATGTCTATTATAGCGTCTTTCCTCTGATGCTTGTGACTGTATTCAATTGGTCCTGCTGCAGAAATGTTTAGATCCaattagatttaaaataattattattcaggCTGCGTGGACCAATCATCTGTTGTGTCTCTGACGTgagccgtctcctcctcacctgtcgcagcagcagaagaaggagCACGGCGAGGTTTCCAGACCCCTGAACTTCCCAGAGCTCGGTGCGTCCATACACTCTGCTATGAAAGCCTGTAGGTCCGTGATGTGGATGGGTTCATGGGTTTGGTGCTGTGGGAATTGATGAGAATACGTTATTATTTAAACCTTAGGggcttctttaaaaaaaaaaatcctctcaaGCACCTATGGGACAAAAATGTCCACTCCATGAAACTGCGATATAACActacatttattaatattatttttcactttcatttacttattttaacaTCAGTTTTGGTCATTAATAccaaatattcaatattcatattcatttccTACCTTAATGGTCTCGTAGGCTCCTGTGATGAGAGCAATGAACAGCGAAAGCACCATGTAGATGAAGAGCGAGATGAAGGTGTACAGGTAAACTTGGCTGAACAGCCACACCAGAGTGCTGCTCTCCTGCATCCCTGCGAACGTCACAAACATGTCGTCCCCGTTGATAAGGGAGAACAGGCATTCCGACACCATGGACAGGGAGCGGAACTGagggacagaaaacagacagcGCCAATAAACCTCTGAAAACATTAGGAAATGACAAACTGAAATGTGCTAACATTGCTCTAAACTGAAGAAATCTCATTTCAGCAATTTGTTGCAAATAATACTCCAACTCAGCAATTCTACAGTGTGACAAAGACATGGTCTTGGTCcggactttcaggtgtgaaataactgaaataaaagattttaataCAGTACAAATCATGTGAGACAAATTACCGTGCAGAAGTTGTGTGAAATAAGGTAAAGCCAATATGATTTTAAGAGGAATATGcatgtttaaagaaaataaaaaaggctgtTATTGCTTTTGCTATGCCGCAAAAGCATAGCTGAACCTGTAAAATATGGTTTTATGTATGTCTGAATCTTACAAATCatgatacatttaaatttaatttaaatctttaaaGACAGGTGATGAGCATTATTTGAGGTAAGCAAAGAGCTAAATGTGAATAGAAATGATACTTTAACATTCAACTCTGAAGAGGTTTTACTTCACCAAATAATAACATCACTGAGAGAGTTTCCGTGTTATTCACCTTGACATGGTACGGTCCCAGGACGATCCAGCCACAGAAGCAGTAGCCCAGATAGATGACGGCCACACAGAGGCAGAACCGAATCACGTTGGGCAACGCAACTCGAAGTGTGATGATCAGAATCTAAAGTTACAGTGTGGGCGAGAGCAGGGACAATATATTAACTGAATATATTACAATACATcaaaaacatcatcagaaatTAAATCAGCCGCAGCATGAGTTGATTTGCACCACATGTCCTGAGACTTACATTGTATTTCTGGAAGAACGTGAGGTAGCGAATGACTCCCACCCACACCAGGAGGGTGGAGGTCCCTAACAAGATGCCACAGAGGTCATAGGAGGACATATTCTGTcaggaggaaagagatgagatccatgactttatttatatcatGGCCACCGAAAAAGAAATCAGCCTTTAAAGTGAATGCTCCTGTATTAAAATGTAGGTAAAGACAGCTACAGCTCAGCTACAGACTGGAGTCATATTTGTAAACACTAGCAAAATTCATAAAAATAAGGATGAATAGCTGCTCTCACTTATTTAAACCTGTAGCCTCTCATATTTACTAATGGTAGGAAGAGGAATCTGGGTTAAATGGACTTCAACAGAGGAGCTAAATAACGTTATTTAGTCACAATGAGAGCATTTCCTCAGCAAAGGAAATGTGACTCAGTGAGTCTTTgtcagaggagagaggcagccagtatatacaattatttgtatttacaatCCCTCCAGTTCAATGTGTAAACTCAcaacaaaatacttttaaaaatatgattgTGTTATAAATCCTTTGATTTGACAAGACGTTGATGCATCTAATATTCCAATATATATTGAACTAAATCATAAACACTAGTTAAACATTATGATGATTCAGACCTTTGCTGAAGGACATTTTCTCTACCTGCACCTCTGAATTTGGACCGAATACCCCCGGTGTACTGGTTTGCAGGACATACCTTAGCCTCAATACCAACTTTGATGACACTCCCAGTGATGGTGAGGATGTcactgatgatgaggaggatgtaCCAGCCGTTAATGAACTCCAGCCGGTCTGCCCAGCCCACTTTACGATCCAGAGTCTCTTTAAAGAACTGCACAAActcctggaaaacacacagagacggTCAGAGGAATGAACCAAACCTGAAGAGCGAGGGATACATGCAGGGTAGGAGGTTTATTGACTGTACATTCATAAACATTAACTCCACGCATCAatttgaaaatgacaaatcCTCGGTCTGCTAAAGGCCAGCATCCTCACCATCCAAAGCATGAATCTGCTTGGCCTGGGTTGATTTGACGCTCTCTTATTCAGAACTGTCATTCTGTTGTATGTTTTCCTCTCTTGTGACTGTAACAGACTTTCCTCACCTGCTGCAGCGTGATGCCTCGCAGTATGGAGCGTCCGCAGAGAAGCAGTGACACCATGCACACCAGAGCCACCACGATGTCAAAAGCTACACGAGAGTAGTTCGAAGCTGGTGTTTTaaggggaaggaggagaaaaacaaacagaactgtTAGTGGTCTTTCACCTCAAAATGGGGATGGTGCTGTACACCTCCATTGTCAAGTACTTCTGTATAAATAACTTAATGAATAGAAACTTCCTGTTGGTTGAGTAACTGTAACCTTTAACATCCTCATGATCCTCAACACAGTTTCAAACATTGACTGTACAAATATGGTGAAGCCAGAGCATCTTCGATACTACTActtgcagactctggctccaaatgcgcgAAATGACGTGGAGACATGTCgtgcatctttatatacagactatggCTTGAAACCGGTTTCTTCCCCTTGTACATTACTGCTGACATATTTCTATGACTTCTATGAGTCTCATGTCACatgctgctctctcctctgtcagagTCCCAACCCTCCTGTCAACTGGTGTCTCACCTTGTCCAGACACGCTCGGGTCTTTACACTCCTTAATCAATGCCTGATTTTCTAACCGGATCTTCACCTTGCCGCTGTGCGCCTTGTTGTCCAGAACAATCTGGAAGAGTGAGGAGACAACACATCAGTTCATTTCCCATGAAGCTGTACATATATTctagaaaatgaatgaatgtataatCGAACAGAATGTGAaacaatttgatttgtttaagtAGTCAGATATATTGATGCTAATTGTCACTGACACAGAATCCTTCAGTTAAGATAAATTGGATCAGTGTTGAAGAAACCGCGATGTCTATACTAAACAATGTATAAAATGTAGTCCCTTTACTCTGTCAGTAGTTAACATAATAACTAGCACATGACCATATGGCCAAAGAAGTGACTCTCTATCGCAAAACCAAGGTCTTCAATAGAAAACTCTTACTCAGTCCCAATATatcaaatagaataaaataatacactCAAAATATTGTAACATAGCGAAGGTCAGGGCTGTCTTCTCACAACCCCTTCAAATAAATGCAGAAGGCAAGAATATATACTTTAAATATCCGTGTACTGTAAAAAATTAGATATCGTAAGACAATGCCCTTCACGGTGCTTGAACGAGGCTGCCTCTCAAATCAACCTGTAATCCATCAGCTTCGGATCAAGCCTTCGTAGGATTTGTTCTCACCATTATGTAAAAGGTGTAGCAGTCTGGGATCTCGTTGTTGATGATGGTCTGTATATTGATTGCCTTCAACTGGAACTCTATTGTGACATTAACGAGccttgaaaaagagaaaacagacattaaataaatcattttattttagttcagcTAAAATGAGAATATAAGTTTGAAGATactaacacattttaaatttcacAACTGGTAAAAGTCCCTTTCATTCAATTTTACCAAGTGCATTAGAAAATTAAAGACCCTCATGAACAGTATTGCTGTGTATTACAAGAGTGTAAGAGGTTGCTCAATAAGTAGGCATACCATTATTGTACCAGTGTTAAATGCAAtgtaatgtatttgtattgGTTAATTCATTGAAGAAGGTTTTCAATTCCATATGTGGGTTTTATTCATAACTTGAAATATGCAGATAATAAAAGACTGTTTACGCGTTCAACAGGGAGATTTGTATGTTTCAGACACAGAGGCAGATTACTGATGTTATTGATTGATGTTATGCAGCAAACTATGcatacctctgtgtgtgtttctgtaagtAAACCTGTGCAAGTGTCCCTGTACAGATGCTTGAATGTGCGTGTGCAGCAGAGATAAGTGACGTGTTGAATGTCATCATCCATTACTACAGAGATAATCTCAGCGGCGGAGGCCAAACAAGGAGAAGCCGAAGTCATGCAAACAATGAAGCCTTACTTGTGGAACTTGAGCGTAAAGTTCTTGTAGCTTCTGCTGAGCGAAGACGGAGGCACGGACAGAGGGTTCACACCTACACAGTCTGCAGAGGATAAAGAACAGGCAGAGAAGCGTCCTGCTGAGGTAATACTGGCTAGTGCTGAAGTTACAATCAGAGACAGGGAAAACATCTGAATTTCTGGTCTCTGGCAATTTCCAGTTTGcacacagagaagacaaaataaaaacattatgaaatCTTGTCAGCAATATTAGACGTAACAGATCAGACAGAAATACAATGTGGCATAAGTTGGAGAAAGATTTAAACGTGATGTTATTTCCACTGCTGAACTCGCTTCCTCTTAGTTTGTTAATATCTGACTCAAACACATTATGAGGAAGTAAGAAACTCTGAGGGTATGCAACAACATTCATGACTGgaactgtttgacattttaaacttcatattaaaaacacatgcacaaacgcTGCCGGTGCACATGAACTCTCACATAAATGCTGTAACAAAGCTCATACTCATACATGCATATTATCATACACATCTCCTTTGTTGTGTATCTGCTACAGCTCCCACCACTTATCACAGAATCAACAGCTTGTCATGGACAAAGACAGTTCACACATTAGCACAACACGGAGGCGAGAGCTGAGAGCTTCGAAACCCTGACCAATGCTAATCATGTGGCACAGTGTAGTTCATGTACCTGTGGAGATGTGTGGGTCTATAATAAAGGTGTCGTTGGCTGGGTCGATGCTTCCCTTCTTGTAGTACTGCTGGCAGAGGGAGAGCGCGCTGCCATTCACGCCAACATCGTACACGTATGCGTAGCGTCCCACTGTGGTCTCTGGTAAGGCCAGATACTGGAgggacgaggagaggagagtaatgaagaagaaaatcctGTGGCTTCATGAATCTGCCTCATAAACACATAGAGTTGAGATGAAAAAGGACTTGAGGAAATATAACATAAAGAAGTGAACTTTCTGGTGAGAAGCTGAGATGAACTGCTAGTTCCATcgaatgcagcagctcattcagaatgcagcagctcgactggtcttcaacctacCTAAGTTCACTAATACCACACCCCtactccgctcccttcactggttaccagtggctgcccgtatccacttcaagacactagtacttgcgtaccgtgctgcgaacagATCGGGCCCAGCCTACATCCAGGAaatggttaaaccttacacaccagcccgtccactccgctgTGCATTGGACAATCGccctgctgctccctcactgcatgtggttttataaggaaACAtttgggccttggtgaaggtaagggctctact
Protein-coding regions in this window:
- the mcoln1a gene encoding mucolipin-1a isoform X1, with the translated sequence MATTGLQDSPEQKSRSCSVKHYGSTDSSGEHEHQSNSHGNNHQFPAASAGHWIGADPGEEALRRKLKYFFMSPCDKYHAKGRKPFKLGLQLLKIIIVTAQLVLFGLSNQVVATFKEENTMTFKHLFLKDYDESSDDSFAAYTQSDVYEHIFYAVEQYLALPETTVGRYAYVYDVGVNGSALSLCQQYYKKGSIDPANDTFIIDPHISTDCVGVNPLSVPPSSLSRSYKNFTLKFHKLVNVTIEFQLKAINIQTIINNEIPDCYTFYIMIVLDNKAHSGKVKIRLENQALIKECKDPSVSGQASNYSRVAFDIVVALVCMVSLLLCGRSILRGITLQQEFVQFFKETLDRKVGWADRLEFINGWYILLIISDILTITGSVIKVGIEAKNMSSYDLCGILLGTSTLLVWVGVIRYLTFFQKYNILIITLRVALPNVIRFCLCVAVIYLGYCFCGWIVLGPYHVKFRSLSMVSECLFSLINGDDMFVTFAGMQESSTLVWLFSQVYLYTFISLFIYMVLSLFIALITGAYETIKHQTHEPIHITDLQAFIAECMDAPSSGKFRGLETSPCSFFCCCDRTTTYEDVLLVN
- the mcoln1a gene encoding mucolipin-1a isoform X2, with the translated sequence MATTGLQDSPEQKSRSCSVKHYGSTDSSGEHEHQSNSHGNNHQFPAASAGHWIGADPGEEALRRKLKYFFMSPCDKYHAKGRKPFKLGLQLLKIIIVTAQLVLFGLSNQVVATFKEENTMTFKHLFLKDYDESSDDSFAAYTQSDVYEHIFYAVEQYLALPETTVGRYAYVYDVGVNGSALSLCQQYYKKGSIDPANDTFIIDPHISTDCVGVNPLSVPPSSLSRSYKNFTLKFHKLVNVTIEFQLKAINIQTIINNEIPDCYTFYIMIVLDNKAHSGKVKIRLENQALIKECKDPSVSGQASNYSRVAFDIVVALVCMVSLLLCGRSILRGITLQQEFVQFFKETLDRKVGWADRLEFINGWYILLIISDILTITGSVIKVGIEAKNMSSYDLCGILLGTSTLLVWVGVIRYLTFFQKYNILIITLRVALPNVIRFCLCVAVIYLGYCFCGWIVLGPYHVKVNNTETLSVMLLFALCLPQIMLITCL